One part of the Microlunatus elymi genome encodes these proteins:
- a CDS encoding ATP-binding cassette domain-containing protein, giving the protein MTDILTPASSAPQTTAPPPADHRRRVDWRRLRGPVSAAALATAAIAAVATTLGTVIAGDLAEHPSWRLVALLALCVIGASVIEAGGKIAWVGVSDRAEGTLRGDVLRAAMRQPLAVLNEQAVGEILDRVDDDSHEVGNLVRWQLWMLCRTLFQTVPMWIVAGLSWWPAFFLFPILGTLTWFSIRKLLGEISRLKVIEEMAWTDHAAVLEEGIAGRDDLRTSLGQSHVVARLAQLSAVIHRRLRAVVAVEARLGRRAGVLLHALLIAVAVAGVALAVHGDISVARLVTLFLVTSSFVGQIAMLANNLPDLQAGLGAITRLRQMLAVEPEPEGGDDLPPAPAADLDIRRLDFAYPEGTFALRDINLSVPAGQTIALVGRTGSGKSTLAAFLSRAVEPPPDTVFLAGRDVRDLDLAQLRSAVGVVTQRTEILAGSLAENIALFNDDLPRSVIEAAVAELGIGTWASGLPDGLDTILGPGGISLSAGEEQLVAFARLLVRDVQVVVLDEATARMDPHTERLVIAASDRLLSGRTGVLIAHRLSTIERAPLVAVLDHGRIVQQGLRSELALRPGPFQDLLTAGRAEHALAVDGHAAPRPVVERPAVEHTEVDHASVDHASVAHQFPDDNGGHAAVGPAHRWDTQTVGGPRRTGPPPELPEIGTGPSLARGIAHALLIRPAWGVIGALLFLASSITGAQGALTGLIWGHIVEALEHGSAPWWLAVALVFCVIAAPLMLAEAFWRYPLWWIEVLLRVRMAVLYGQTKQQRLTRTPPGEVVARSMDADRFARYADRWVDFINGLVLAVLTAILGGTWLAGAVLLAVMVSSALASSIGRPIAGRSAAAASTARARFGRTLVSALDAARTVKLAAATPQVHAHLRRVDSGRVQAAIKEHRVQAFLEGVPVVMVQVGMVAAWAAYMGGIWSLAIALLVANAVSGFGWFGRVAGSVVTEAPGTRAWQQETSKFAGGIDLMTVPAGVDLVTGAAPEPLPAERVPLRRLELSDFSAVHDDGTIGVSHVNLTVDAGELVLLVGRVGSGKSSLLSALAGLIEHGGQIRWNERRVDNAQLFLRPGQVSYVAQVPRVLSGTFADNIQLGHQRAFDEPVADARLDSDIADAGGRDALVGHRGVRLSGGQVQRVALARALATDAEVLLADDVSSALDASTEIELWTALKQRHATVIGATSKRAALAQADRVVVLVDGEVAAVGPWHELVPDWSYLAG; this is encoded by the coding sequence ATGACCGACATCCTCACGCCTGCCTCCTCTGCGCCGCAGACGACCGCTCCCCCGCCGGCCGACCATCGCCGGCGGGTGGATTGGCGACGGTTGCGCGGGCCGGTGTCCGCGGCCGCCCTGGCCACCGCGGCGATCGCCGCCGTCGCCACCACCTTGGGCACCGTCATCGCCGGCGACCTGGCCGAGCATCCGAGTTGGCGGCTGGTCGCCCTGCTGGCGCTGTGTGTGATCGGGGCCTCGGTGATCGAGGCCGGCGGCAAGATCGCCTGGGTGGGCGTCTCCGATCGCGCCGAGGGCACGCTGCGGGGCGACGTGCTGCGGGCGGCCATGCGACAACCACTGGCGGTGCTCAACGAGCAGGCGGTCGGCGAGATCCTGGATCGGGTCGACGACGACTCCCACGAGGTGGGCAACCTCGTCCGCTGGCAGTTGTGGATGCTGTGTCGCACCCTGTTCCAGACGGTCCCGATGTGGATCGTCGCCGGCCTGAGTTGGTGGCCGGCGTTCTTCCTCTTCCCGATCCTGGGCACCCTCACCTGGTTCTCGATCAGGAAGCTGCTGGGCGAGATCTCCCGGCTGAAGGTGATCGAGGAGATGGCCTGGACCGATCACGCCGCCGTGCTCGAGGAGGGCATCGCCGGACGCGACGACCTGCGCACCAGTCTCGGCCAGAGTCACGTGGTCGCTCGGCTGGCACAGCTGTCGGCGGTCATTCATCGGCGGCTCCGTGCGGTGGTCGCGGTGGAGGCAAGACTCGGACGACGCGCGGGCGTGCTGCTGCACGCTCTGCTGATCGCGGTCGCTGTCGCGGGCGTCGCGTTGGCGGTGCACGGGGACATCAGCGTGGCTCGGCTGGTCACCCTGTTCCTGGTCACCTCGAGCTTCGTCGGGCAGATCGCCATGCTGGCTAACAACCTGCCCGACCTGCAGGCGGGGCTCGGCGCGATCACCCGGCTGCGGCAGATGCTGGCGGTCGAGCCGGAGCCCGAGGGCGGCGACGACCTGCCGCCGGCGCCGGCCGCCGACCTCGACATCCGCCGCCTCGATTTCGCTTATCCGGAAGGCACCTTCGCCCTGCGCGACATCAACCTGAGCGTCCCGGCGGGGCAGACGATCGCCCTGGTCGGACGGACCGGGTCCGGCAAGTCGACGCTGGCCGCTTTCCTGTCCCGGGCCGTCGAGCCACCGCCGGACACCGTCTTCCTGGCCGGCCGCGACGTCCGCGACCTCGATCTGGCCCAGCTGCGATCCGCGGTCGGAGTGGTGACCCAGCGCACCGAGATCCTGGCCGGATCGCTGGCAGAGAACATCGCGCTGTTCAACGACGACCTTCCCCGATCGGTGATCGAGGCCGCGGTGGCCGAGCTCGGCATCGGCACCTGGGCGAGCGGGCTGCCCGACGGTCTGGACACGATCCTGGGACCGGGCGGCATTTCACTGTCGGCCGGGGAGGAGCAGCTGGTCGCGTTCGCCCGGCTGCTGGTTCGAGACGTCCAGGTGGTGGTGCTGGACGAGGCGACCGCACGGATGGATCCGCACACCGAGCGGCTGGTGATTGCCGCGTCCGATCGGCTGCTGTCCGGCCGTACGGGCGTGCTGATCGCGCATCGGCTGTCGACCATCGAACGCGCACCGTTGGTGGCCGTGCTGGATCACGGACGGATCGTCCAACAGGGTCTCCGGTCCGAGCTGGCCCTGCGGCCGGGTCCGTTCCAGGACCTGTTGACGGCCGGCCGGGCCGAGCACGCGCTCGCCGTCGACGGGCACGCCGCCCCGCGGCCGGTCGTCGAACGTCCGGCTGTTGAGCATACGGAAGTTGATCATGCATCTGTTGATCATGCATCTGTTGCTCATCAGTTCCCCGACGACAACGGCGGCCATGCTGCGGTCGGACCGGCGCATCGCTGGGACACCCAGACCGTCGGTGGCCCGCGGCGTACCGGACCGCCGCCGGAATTGCCCGAGATCGGCACCGGACCGAGCCTGGCCCGCGGCATCGCCCACGCCCTGCTGATCCGGCCTGCCTGGGGCGTGATCGGCGCGCTGTTGTTCCTGGCGTCGTCGATCACCGGAGCCCAAGGTGCCTTGACCGGTCTGATCTGGGGGCACATCGTCGAAGCCCTCGAGCACGGCAGCGCCCCGTGGTGGTTGGCCGTCGCGCTGGTGTTCTGCGTGATCGCCGCGCCGCTGATGCTCGCCGAGGCCTTCTGGCGCTATCCGTTGTGGTGGATCGAAGTGCTGCTGCGGGTGCGGATGGCGGTGCTGTACGGACAGACCAAGCAGCAGCGGCTGACCCGTACGCCGCCGGGCGAGGTGGTCGCCCGGTCGATGGATGCCGACCGGTTCGCCCGCTACGCCGATCGCTGGGTCGACTTCATCAACGGCCTGGTGCTCGCGGTGCTCACCGCGATCCTCGGCGGCACCTGGCTTGCCGGTGCCGTACTGCTGGCGGTGATGGTCTCCTCCGCGCTGGCGTCCTCGATCGGACGGCCGATCGCAGGTCGGTCCGCCGCTGCAGCCTCCACCGCCCGAGCACGGTTCGGCCGAACGCTGGTGTCGGCGCTCGACGCGGCCCGGACCGTGAAACTCGCCGCGGCCACCCCGCAGGTCCACGCGCACCTGCGCAGGGTCGACAGCGGTCGCGTCCAGGCGGCGATCAAGGAGCATCGGGTGCAGGCATTCCTGGAAGGGGTGCCGGTGGTGATGGTCCAGGTCGGCATGGTTGCCGCCTGGGCTGCGTACATGGGCGGCATCTGGAGCCTGGCGATCGCCCTCCTGGTCGCGAACGCGGTCAGCGGCTTCGGCTGGTTCGGCCGGGTCGCCGGTTCGGTCGTCACCGAGGCGCCCGGCACCCGGGCCTGGCAGCAAGAGACCAGCAAGTTCGCCGGCGGCATCGATCTGATGACGGTGCCTGCGGGGGTGGACCTGGTCACCGGTGCTGCGCCGGAACCGCTGCCGGCCGAACGGGTCCCGCTACGCCGGCTCGAGCTGTCCGACTTCTCCGCCGTCCACGACGACGGGACCATCGGTGTCTCGCACGTGAACCTGACCGTCGACGCCGGCGAGCTGGTGCTGCTGGTCGGCCGGGTCGGTTCCGGCAAGTCCAGCCTGTTGTCGGCCCTGGCCGGATTGATCGAACACGGCGGCCAGATCCGCTGGAACGAGCGGAGGGTCGACAACGCGCAGCTCTTCCTGCGTCCCGGCCAGGTCTCGTACGTGGCTCAGGTGCCGCGGGTGCTGTCCGGCACCTTCGCCGACAACATCCAGCTCGGCCATCAGCGCGCCTTCGACGAGCCGGTCGCCGATGCCCGGCTGGACAGCGACATCGCCGACGCCGGCGGCCGGGACGCCCTGGTCGGTCATCGCGGTGTGCGGCTGTCCGGCGGTCAGGTGCAGCGGGTCGCGCTGGCCCGCGCCCTGGCCACGGACGCCGAGGTGCTGCTGGCCGACGACGTCTCCAGTGCACTGGACGCGAGCACCGAGATCGAGCTCTGGACGGCCCTGAAACAGCGCCACGCGACGGTGATCGGAGCCACCTCCAAGCGGGCCGCGCTGGCGCAGGCGGATCGAGTGGTGGTCCTGGTCGACGGCGAGGTTGCCGCGGTCGGGCCGTGGCACGAGCTGGTGCCCGACTGGAGTTACCTGGCCGGATGA
- the rplU gene encoding 50S ribosomal protein L21, with protein MYAIVRSGGRQHKVAVGDVIEIDKTGDEVGSSVSLRPLLLVDGEAVTSDKDKLDAASVTAEVLGATKGPKIKIMKFKNKTGYRKRQGHRQKYTQVKVTGIES; from the coding sequence GTGTACGCGATCGTGCGGAGTGGTGGCCGCCAGCACAAGGTCGCCGTCGGTGATGTCATCGAGATTGACAAGACCGGCGACGAGGTCGGCTCCAGCGTCTCGCTGAGGCCGTTGCTGTTGGTCGACGGCGAGGCCGTGACCAGCGACAAGGACAAGCTCGACGCTGCTTCGGTGACCGCCGAGGTGCTCGGAGCCACCAAGGGCCCGAAGATCAAGATCATGAAGTTCAAGAACAAGACCGGCTACCGCAAGCGCCAGGGGCACCGTCAGAAGTACACCCAGGTCAAGGTCACCGGGATCGAGAGCTGA
- the rpmA gene encoding 50S ribosomal protein L27: MAHKKGASSTRNGRDSNSQRLGVKRFGGQVVNAGEIIVRQRGTHFHPGDGVGRGGDDTLFALVPGAVQFGTKRGRRVINIVSAEKPAEAVAAAE; encoded by the coding sequence ATGGCACACAAGAAGGGCGCATCCTCGACCCGCAACGGTCGGGATTCCAATTCCCAGCGGCTCGGTGTCAAGCGGTTCGGCGGCCAGGTCGTCAACGCCGGCGAGATCATCGTCCGCCAGCGCGGCACCCACTTCCACCCCGGCGACGGCGTCGGCCGTGGTGGCGACGACACCCTGTTCGCCCTGGTCCCGGGCGCGGTGCAGTTCGGCACCAAGCGCGGCCGTCGGGTGATCAACATCGTCAGTGCCGAGAAGCCGGCCGAGGCTGTGGCCGCGGCTGAGTAA
- the obgE gene encoding GTPase ObgE has translation MAIPSFVDTVTFEVAGGNGGHGCASVHREKFKPLGGPDGGNGGNGGSVILQVDPGLTTLVEYHRQSKRVATNGQPGKGDHQNGSNGDDVVLPVPEGTQVTDADTGELLSDLTGAGATMIIAEGGRGGLGNAALASSARKAPGFALLGEEGQTRTIRLELKVVADIGLVGFPSAGKSSLIAAISRARPKIADYPFTTLVPNLGVVVAGEVTFTVADVPGLIEGASQGRGLGHEFLRHIERCAAIVHVIDCATYEPGRDPVSDLDVIESELAAYGGLQDRPRMVALNKIDIPDAHDLAELARAELARADVEQRGWPVFEISTKSGEGLQKLIFACAELVAERRANAPAVEPPRIVLRPEPVGGGPEFTVKREGELWRVRGAKPERWVRQTDFKNDEAVGYLADRLNRIGIETRLLELGAMPGDGVAIGGEDAVIFDFAPQVDVGAEILSRRGEDHRLSSERPAAQRRKAKDQEYHRAMQAGELTPYRMPTGFDDDEPAQSSSDDES, from the coding sequence ATGGCGATCCCCAGTTTCGTCGACACCGTCACCTTCGAGGTGGCCGGCGGGAACGGCGGCCACGGCTGCGCATCCGTACACCGGGAGAAGTTCAAGCCGCTCGGCGGTCCGGACGGCGGCAACGGCGGCAACGGCGGCTCGGTGATCCTGCAGGTCGATCCCGGCCTGACCACACTGGTGGAGTATCACCGGCAGTCCAAGCGGGTGGCCACCAACGGCCAACCAGGCAAGGGAGATCACCAGAACGGCTCCAACGGCGACGACGTCGTGCTGCCGGTGCCGGAGGGGACCCAGGTCACCGACGCCGACACGGGTGAGCTGCTGTCCGACCTGACCGGCGCCGGCGCGACCATGATCATCGCCGAGGGCGGACGCGGCGGCCTGGGCAACGCGGCGCTGGCCTCATCCGCCCGGAAGGCTCCCGGTTTCGCCTTGCTGGGCGAAGAAGGCCAGACCCGCACGATCCGGCTCGAGCTGAAGGTGGTCGCCGACATCGGCCTGGTCGGCTTCCCCAGCGCCGGCAAGTCGTCGCTGATCGCGGCCATCTCCCGGGCCCGGCCGAAGATCGCCGACTACCCGTTCACCACCCTGGTGCCGAACCTCGGCGTGGTGGTCGCGGGCGAAGTCACCTTCACCGTCGCCGACGTGCCCGGACTGATCGAGGGCGCCAGCCAGGGCCGCGGCCTGGGCCACGAATTCCTTCGGCACATCGAACGCTGTGCCGCGATCGTGCACGTGATCGACTGCGCCACGTACGAGCCCGGCCGAGACCCGGTCAGCGACCTGGACGTGATCGAGTCCGAGCTGGCCGCCTACGGCGGTCTGCAGGACCGGCCGCGGATGGTCGCACTGAACAAGATCGACATCCCGGACGCTCATGATCTTGCCGAGTTGGCCCGCGCTGAGTTGGCACGCGCCGACGTCGAGCAACGTGGCTGGCCGGTGTTCGAGATCTCCACCAAGAGCGGCGAGGGTCTGCAGAAGTTGATCTTCGCCTGCGCCGAACTGGTCGCCGAACGCCGGGCGAACGCGCCGGCCGTCGAGCCGCCACGGATCGTGTTGCGGCCCGAGCCGGTCGGCGGCGGTCCGGAGTTCACCGTCAAACGCGAGGGCGAGCTGTGGCGGGTCCGCGGCGCCAAGCCGGAACGCTGGGTGCGGCAGACCGACTTCAAGAACGACGAGGCCGTCGGCTATCTGGCCGATCGGCTGAATCGGATCGGGATCGAGACCCGGCTGCTGGAGCTGGGCGCGATGCCCGGTGACGGGGTCGCGATCGGCGGCGAGGACGCGGTGATCTTCGACTTCGCCCCGCAGGTCGACGTCGGTGCCGAGATCCTCAGCCGGCGCGGCGAGGACCACCGGCTGAGCAGTGAACGACCGGCCGCCCAGCGCCGCAAGGCGAAGGATCAGGAGTACCACCGGGCCATGCAGGCCGGTGAGCTCACCCCGTACCGGATGCCGACCGGTTTCGACGACGACGAACCCGCCCAGAGCAGTAGCGACGACGAAAGCTGA
- the proB gene encoding glutamate 5-kinase codes for MTEQADRTVDLDRAEVRAARRMVIKVGSSSLTTAAGGLDAERVGALVDALISVRSSGREIVLVSSGAIAAGLAPLALKARPRDLATQQAAASVGQGLLVQEYAGRFARAGLTVGQVLLTVDDVTRKSNYRNASQTFDRLLELGVVPIVNENDTVATHEIRFGDNDRLAALVAHLVHADALIMLSDVDSLYTSNPSKPGARRVAEVFGSDDLAAIDTDGADSGLGTGGMATKINAAQIATSAGIPVILANAAVAADALAGDPVGTYFHPTGKRRPGRLLWLAHATDAYGELILDAGAVDAVLRRKASLLPAGVTAVRGTFSAGDPVNLVGPDGVRIARGLANYDSDELPELLGRSTSELLAELGEGYDRTVVHRDALIVLDVATAT; via the coding sequence ATGACCGAGCAGGCGGATCGCACAGTTGATCTTGATCGCGCCGAGGTGCGTGCTGCCCGGCGGATGGTGATCAAGGTCGGCTCGTCGTCGCTGACCACCGCGGCCGGCGGATTGGACGCGGAGCGGGTCGGTGCCCTGGTGGACGCGTTGATCTCGGTACGGAGTTCGGGCCGGGAGATCGTGCTGGTCTCCTCCGGCGCGATCGCAGCGGGCCTGGCTCCGTTGGCGTTGAAGGCCCGGCCGCGTGACCTGGCCACCCAGCAGGCGGCGGCCTCGGTCGGTCAGGGACTGCTGGTCCAGGAGTATGCCGGCCGGTTCGCTCGGGCCGGGTTGACCGTCGGCCAGGTGCTGCTGACCGTCGACGACGTCACCCGCAAGAGCAACTACCGCAACGCATCCCAGACCTTCGACCGGCTGCTGGAGCTGGGCGTGGTGCCGATCGTGAACGAGAACGACACCGTGGCCACCCACGAGATCCGGTTCGGCGACAACGATCGGCTGGCGGCGCTGGTCGCGCACCTGGTGCACGCCGACGCGTTGATCATGCTCAGCGACGTCGACTCGCTCTACACCTCGAATCCGAGCAAGCCCGGCGCGCGCAGGGTTGCCGAGGTCTTCGGTTCTGACGATCTTGCTGCCATCGACACCGACGGGGCCGACTCGGGGCTGGGTACCGGCGGCATGGCGACCAAGATCAACGCGGCCCAGATCGCCACCTCGGCAGGGATCCCGGTGATCCTGGCCAACGCGGCCGTTGCTGCCGACGCGCTGGCCGGCGATCCGGTCGGCACCTACTTCCATCCGACCGGAAAGCGACGGCCGGGCCGGCTGCTGTGGCTGGCGCACGCGACCGACGCGTACGGCGAGTTGATCTTGGACGCCGGCGCGGTCGATGCCGTGCTGCGCCGCAAGGCGTCGCTGCTGCCGGCCGGGGTGACCGCGGTCCGCGGCACCTTCAGCGCCGGAGATCCGGTCAATCTCGTCGGCCCGGACGGGGTACGGATCGCCCGCGGCCTGGCCAACTACGACTCCGACGAGCTGCCCGAGCTGCTCGGTCGCAGCACCTCGGAGTTGCTGGCCGAGCTGGGTGAGGGCTACGACCGCACCGTGGTCCATCGCGATGCGCTGATCGTGCTCGACGTCGCGACGGCCACCTGA
- a CDS encoding phosphotransferase — MRTAPQDLTDAAVAETVAAHWGITAAAIEPAPVGFGSHHWELTGTDGSRWFATADRVGDSGHALTTLAAALHTAYALEHRCGLAFVVAPTPGADHRLLAKAGDYAVALYPFLERVGAGVADPEQLLTMIIAVHKISPALVGVVQEDDLEIEQRRTLEAVLSKQRRGSGPFAEDFAELVIQHRQPIEKALQGCDRMAAEQRGDKGSWVITHGEAKINNTMITADGPVLIDWDTVRVGPPARDVWMLPSAQEYAARTGRSVPQQHLDHYRLVWDLKDLCSYAGWFAGDHERTADTELGWQGCQLICQRLADEFG; from the coding sequence ATGCGTACCGCGCCGCAGGACCTCACCGATGCGGCGGTCGCCGAGACGGTGGCCGCGCACTGGGGAATCACGGCCGCTGCGATCGAGCCTGCACCGGTCGGATTCGGCAGCCATCACTGGGAGTTGACCGGGACCGACGGGAGCCGCTGGTTCGCCACCGCCGATCGGGTCGGCGACAGCGGGCATGCGCTGACCACGCTGGCGGCCGCGCTGCACACGGCGTACGCGTTGGAGCACCGGTGCGGATTGGCGTTCGTGGTCGCACCGACGCCGGGTGCCGATCATCGACTGCTGGCCAAGGCCGGCGACTACGCGGTCGCGCTGTACCCCTTCCTGGAGCGGGTCGGAGCCGGTGTCGCCGATCCGGAGCAACTGCTGACGATGATCATCGCGGTGCACAAGATCAGCCCGGCGCTGGTCGGCGTGGTGCAGGAAGATGATCTTGAGATCGAGCAGCGCCGCACGCTCGAGGCCGTGTTGTCGAAGCAACGTCGGGGCAGTGGACCGTTCGCCGAGGACTTCGCCGAGTTGGTGATCCAGCACCGACAGCCGATCGAGAAGGCCTTGCAGGGCTGCGATCGGATGGCTGCAGAGCAACGTGGCGACAAGGGATCCTGGGTGATTACTCACGGCGAGGCGAAGATCAACAACACCATGATCACCGCCGACGGCCCGGTGCTCATCGACTGGGACACCGTACGCGTCGGGCCGCCCGCTCGGGACGTCTGGATGCTGCCGTCGGCACAGGAGTACGCCGCTCGGACCGGACGATCCGTACCGCAGCAGCACCTTGACCACTATCGGCTGGTCTGGGATCTGAAGGACCTGTGCAGCTACGCCGGCTGGTTCGCCGGTGATCATGAACGCACCGCCGACACCGAGCTGGGCTGGCAGGGTTGTCAGTTGATCTGTCAGCGGTTGGCGGACGAGTTCGGTTGA
- a CDS encoding NADP-dependent oxidoreductase, producing the protein MRAIAYEKFGSADVLQPVDLPKPHIGPDTVLVKVKAAAVNPVDYKIREGYLQGLIDAQFPVVPGWDVAGVVEQPGLDTPEFQAGDEILAYARADVVSGGTLAEYVAVPVRTAAHKPAELSFEEAAALPLAGLTALQSVRRAGVDAGSTVLVHAAAGGVGSFAVQLARHAGARVIGTGSPDNHDFLRSLGAEPIDYHGDLVASARELAPDGFDVILDYVGGTAIDTVPQLLKQGGVVASITDARARDEFGGQYVWVRPDAVDLAELAELAARGVVKIEISEVFDLDHAADAHRAVESGHTRGKVVVTA; encoded by the coding sequence ATGAGAGCTATCGCGTACGAGAAGTTCGGCTCCGCCGACGTGCTGCAGCCGGTCGACCTGCCCAAACCGCACATCGGCCCGGACACGGTGCTGGTCAAGGTGAAGGCGGCGGCCGTGAACCCGGTCGACTACAAGATCCGCGAGGGCTACCTGCAGGGCCTGATCGACGCGCAGTTCCCGGTGGTCCCGGGTTGGGACGTGGCAGGTGTGGTCGAACAACCCGGTCTGGACACGCCGGAATTCCAAGCAGGCGACGAGATTCTCGCCTACGCCCGTGCCGATGTCGTGTCCGGCGGCACGCTGGCCGAGTACGTCGCCGTGCCGGTCCGGACGGCCGCGCACAAGCCGGCCGAGCTGAGTTTCGAGGAAGCCGCGGCGCTGCCGCTGGCAGGTCTGACCGCGTTGCAGTCGGTTCGTCGTGCCGGAGTGGACGCAGGATCGACCGTGCTGGTGCACGCCGCCGCCGGCGGCGTCGGGTCCTTCGCGGTTCAACTGGCCCGACACGCGGGCGCGCGGGTGATCGGCACCGGGTCACCGGACAATCACGACTTCCTCCGGTCCTTGGGCGCCGAGCCGATCGACTACCACGGCGATCTGGTCGCCTCCGCGCGGGAGCTGGCACCGGACGGCTTCGACGTGATCTTGGACTACGTCGGTGGCACCGCCATCGACACCGTGCCGCAGTTGCTCAAGCAGGGCGGCGTTGTGGCGTCGATCACCGACGCCCGAGCTCGGGACGAGTTCGGCGGACAGTATGTCTGGGTGCGTCCCGACGCGGTGGATCTGGCAGAGTTGGCCGAACTGGCGGCCCGCGGCGTGGTCAAGATCGAGATCTCCGAGGTCTTCGATCTCGATCATGCCGCCGACGCTCATCGTGCGGTCGAGTCCGGTCACACGCGGGGCAAGGTGGTTGTCACAGCCTGA
- a CDS encoding right-handed parallel beta-helix repeat-containing protein — translation MTDRIEIYAGPTGSVYGDGSRGYPVQDLQAAITIIRQRRQPGQRAVVWLERGNYPQSAPLVLRPEDSYTSFCAMDPADPPVIEGAVRVTGWREMIINGRPVLAAPAPADRGRALYVNGVRAPRPRHPQNGFLRIASVDGLDPAAGFVETLFDGADRFGFADGDVPELAEPQRVEVVVPHYWVQERMPVAAVDHERREIRSSLRSVFALRDDAVQQFARYYLDNVAEAFGEVPGQWYLDVTGRLSGEHGPQLLYAPRTGETADTLDVRMPVLDQFLRLDGTGDHPVREVRLESVIFDFADFADVPPATAPFGIREDPMLPTDVGYAADVQAASTVPAALQFDGARSCVLLDCTVRRVGGYAVSLGPGSQGNLVSGCRFSDLGAGAIRSGGSIDRTSADFNSDNEISDNEIERGGRSYPSCVAVLLQHGAHNVVAHNHVRDFYYTAISVGWVWDYADSPSHSNLIIGNHLHDLGQRLLNDMGGIYLLGIAPGTIVRGNHIHDVHCANYGGWGIYTDEGSSHVVIESNVVHDVSSQAFHHHYGREVTLRNNILAFGGEGQIAITRPEDQPALTVERNILIGNHSPAFSGAGGARDVRNFRLISDLNLFHDQDPLPGGIRAGNLRTSPNPQDPQTPLALDREWAALGHDRHSIDADPGFADLDARDFRIRPDSPAYQLGIAVPDVSTAGPRPATERRHPLAARTVANQFARMRAARAR, via the coding sequence ATGACCGACCGGATCGAGATCTACGCCGGCCCGACCGGATCGGTGTACGGGGACGGGTCGCGCGGCTACCCGGTGCAGGATCTGCAGGCGGCGATCACGATCATCCGGCAGCGTCGCCAGCCGGGTCAGCGTGCCGTGGTGTGGCTGGAAAGAGGCAATTATCCGCAATCGGCACCACTCGTCCTGCGGCCGGAGGACTCGTACACCTCCTTCTGTGCAATGGATCCTGCGGACCCGCCGGTGATCGAAGGCGCGGTCCGGGTGACCGGCTGGCGCGAGATGATCATCAACGGTCGGCCGGTGCTGGCCGCACCGGCGCCGGCCGACCGCGGCCGGGCGCTGTATGTGAACGGCGTACGAGCACCGCGTCCCCGTCATCCGCAGAACGGATTTCTCCGGATCGCCTCGGTGGACGGACTCGATCCGGCGGCGGGGTTCGTGGAGACGCTGTTCGACGGCGCCGACCGGTTCGGCTTCGCCGACGGCGACGTGCCCGAGCTGGCCGAGCCGCAGCGCGTCGAGGTGGTGGTCCCGCACTACTGGGTGCAGGAACGGATGCCGGTCGCCGCAGTTGATCATGAACGCCGCGAGATCCGCAGTTCGCTGCGCAGCGTCTTCGCACTCCGCGACGACGCGGTGCAGCAGTTCGCCCGCTATTACCTGGACAACGTCGCCGAAGCGTTCGGCGAGGTGCCGGGGCAGTGGTATCTGGACGTGACCGGGCGGCTGTCGGGCGAGCACGGCCCGCAGCTGCTGTACGCACCGCGTACCGGGGAGACCGCTGACACGCTCGACGTCCGGATGCCCGTGCTCGACCAGTTCCTGCGGCTCGACGGCACCGGTGATCATCCCGTCCGCGAGGTCCGCCTCGAATCGGTGATCTTCGACTTCGCGGACTTCGCCGACGTGCCGCCGGCCACGGCACCCTTCGGGATCCGGGAGGATCCGATGTTGCCGACCGACGTCGGCTATGCCGCCGACGTTCAGGCGGCCAGCACGGTGCCGGCGGCCCTGCAGTTCGACGGCGCCCGGTCCTGCGTCCTGCTCGACTGCACGGTCCGCCGGGTCGGCGGTTACGCGGTCAGTCTGGGACCCGGCAGCCAGGGCAATCTGGTCAGCGGCTGCCGGTTCTCCGACCTTGGTGCCGGTGCCATCCGGTCGGGCGGATCGATTGATCGCACCTCGGCGGATTTCAACTCCGACAACGAGATCAGCGACAACGAGATCGAACGCGGCGGTCGCAGCTATCCGAGCTGCGTCGCGGTCCTGCTGCAGCACGGCGCGCACAACGTCGTTGCTCACAACCACGTCCGTGACTTCTACTACACCGCGATCTCGGTCGGTTGGGTCTGGGACTACGCCGACAGCCCGTCGCACAGCAACCTGATCATCGGCAATCACCTTCATGATCTTGGTCAGCGGCTGCTGAACGACATGGGCGGCATCTACCTGCTGGGAATCGCGCCCGGCACCATCGTCCGCGGCAACCACATCCACGACGTGCACTGCGCCAACTACGGCGGCTGGGGCATCTACACCGACGAGGGATCCTCCCACGTGGTGATCGAGTCCAACGTGGTGCACGACGTGTCCAGCCAAGCCTTTCATCACCACTACGGCCGCGAAGTCACGCTGCGCAACAACATCCTCGCCTTCGGCGGCGAGGGACAGATCGCGATCACCCGACCCGAAGATCAGCCGGCCCTCACCGTCGAGCGCAACATCCTGATCGGCAATCACAGCCCGGCCTTTTCCGGCGCCGGCGGTGCCCGGGACGTGCGGAACTTCCGGCTGATCAGTGACCTGAACCTGTTCCATGATCAAGACCCGCTGCCGGGCGGCATCCGCGCCGGCAACCTGCGGACGTCGCCGAATCCGCAGGATCCGCAAACACCGCTGGCCTTGGACCGGGAGTGGGCGGCGCTGGGTCATGATCGGCATTCGATCGACGCCGACCCCGGATTTGCCGATCTTGACGCCCGCGACTTCCGGATCAGGCCCGATTCGCCGGCGTACCAGCTCGGCATCGCTGTGCCCGACGTTTCGACGGCGGGTCCACGGCCCGCCACAGAGCGCCGGCACCCGCTCGCGGCCAGGACCGTCGCCAACCAGTTCGCGCGGATGCGGGCCGCCCGGGCGCGCTGA